A genomic region of Peptoniphilus sp. ING2-D1G contains the following coding sequences:
- a CDS encoding hypothetical protein (High confidence in function and specificity) translates to MEIELKKTVANLMSKEEKGLFTHLGKTYEKRYYNELYELQRTVGYSNIQAVNKDKLKTILSKPWTSDGREFSQRIWGRGNKLINSLYDNLQRDIIRSAAPDESIKNIAKQFNASKFNAGRLVMTETAAISSKAALDSYREIGVEKYEILATLDLKTSEICREMDGKVFECKDYKIGITAPPFHPNCRSDTIPYYDDMEDETRMMRNSVTGKSERIENLSYKEWYEKYVVSEKTLDRPAIMFKTTDVKTIQELKNISKSSIINIKNYSSLNDYFKEKLEIELIGFNKKPIEDVKITLAGIDDIANKFPKVKNGINRIHYNSKLKSYGKYHTNGLIEIGPKGLSNYNTGIHEAIHALDYVVTGYDKISLSETVSRKALKNLKLRINGRNTEKLVIQFIGFDIKEVKKLDEWLSYAAEAEYTNSKRKNKVTKEMIKILEEVIK, encoded by the coding sequence ATGGAAATTGAGCTTAAGAAAACTGTAGCAAATTTAATGAGTAAAGAAGAGAAAGGATTATTCACTCATTTAGGTAAGACTTATGAAAAAAGATATTACAACGAGCTTTATGAGTTACAAAGGACAGTCGGATATTCAAATATTCAAGCTGTAAATAAAGATAAGCTAAAGACGATATTATCCAAACCTTGGACAAGTGATGGCAGAGAATTTTCACAAAGAATTTGGGGAAGAGGTAATAAGCTTATCAATTCTTTATACGACAATTTGCAAAGAGATATTATAAGAAGCGCTGCTCCGGATGAATCAATAAAAAATATAGCCAAACAGTTTAATGCTTCCAAGTTTAATGCAGGAAGGCTTGTAATGACTGAGACTGCCGCCATTAGTTCTAAGGCCGCTTTAGATTCTTATAGAGAGATTGGAGTTGAAAAGTATGAGATACTTGCCACTTTAGATTTAAAGACAAGTGAAATCTGTAGGGAAATGGATGGCAAGGTATTTGAGTGTAAGGACTACAAGATAGGAATCACCGCCCCGCCTTTTCATCCTAATTGCAGAAGCGATACTATTCCGTATTATGACGATATGGAAGATGAAACTAGGATGATGAGAAATTCTGTGACGGGGAAGAGTGAAAGGATTGAGAATTTAAGTTATAAGGAATGGTATGAGAAATATGTTGTATCAGAAAAAACATTAGACAGACCCGCAATAATGTTTAAAACAACAGATGTAAAAACCATTCAAGAATTGAAAAACATCAGCAAAAGTAGTATTATAAATATAAAGAATTATAGTAGTTTAAATGATTATTTTAAAGAAAAACTTGAAATTGAACTTATCGGTTTTAATAAAAAACCTATAGAAGATGTAAAAATCACATTGGCAGGTATTGATGATATAGCTAACAAATTTCCAAAAGTAAAAAATGGAATTAATCGTATTCATTATAATTCTAAATTAAAATCATACGGAAAATATCATACGAATGGACTTATCGAAATAGGACCCAAAGGATTAAGTAATTATAATACAGGAATTCACGAAGCTATTCACGCTTTGGATTATGTTGTTACAGGCTATGATAAAATTTCTTTATCTGAAACAGTATCAAGAAAAGCATTGAAAAATTTAAAATTGAGGATAAATGGTAGAAATACAGAAAAATTAGTAATACAATTTATAGGATTTGACATAAAAGAAGTTAAAAAACTTGATGAATGGTTATCTTATGCAGCTGAAGCAGAATATACGAATAGCAAGAGAAAAAATAAAGTTACAAAAGAAATGATAAAAATACTTGAAGAGGTGATAAAATGA
- a CDS encoding chitin-binding domain of Chi A1-like proteins (Family membership), producing MNLIDQAKEFRDEIEATKRATGRLILKSDISQEELKDLMSVYPLFETGKDLKVGEIVRYNEVLYEVIQAHTTQADWTPDKTPALFKVYEVKQDSQGNEVVAEFKKPTGAHDTYKKGDKVQYKGGIYESLIDNNAYSPDEYAQGWKKLN from the coding sequence ATGAATCTAATTGATCAAGCGAAAGAGTTTAGAGATGAAATTGAAGCAACTAAAAGAGCAACTGGAAGATTAATCTTAAAGTCTGATATATCACAAGAAGAATTAAAAGACCTGATGAGCGTTTATCCTCTATTTGAAACTGGCAAGGATTTAAAGGTTGGGGAGATAGTAAGATATAACGAAGTCTTATATGAAGTTATACAAGCTCATACTACACAAGCTGACTGGACACCAGATAAGACACCTGCACTGTTCAAAGTCTATGAAGTTAAACAAGACAGTCAAGGCAATGAAGTAGTAGCAGAATTTAAGAAACCAACGGGAGCTCATGATACTTATAAAAAAGGAGATAAGGTTCAATATAAAGGTGGTATATATGAATCATTAATTGATAATAACGCTTATTCTCCAGATGAGTATGCTCAAGGTTGGAAAAAACTTAACTAA
- a CDS encoding Hypothetical protein (Family membership), whose protein sequence is MKYRLLYTEKAKKTLSKLDRYTQKLITKYVRDIESLEEPRYRGKAITANLRGYWRYRVGDYRVICKIEDEELIVLLIDLDHRKEIYK, encoded by the coding sequence ATGAAATACAGGTTGCTATATACTGAAAAGGCTAAGAAGACACTAAGCAAATTAGACCGATATACTCAAAAACTTATCACCAAATATGTGAGAGATATTGAAAGTTTGGAAGAACCGAGGTATAGGGGCAAGGCTATAACTGCAAACCTAAGAGGATATTGGAGATACAGAGTTGGAGATTACAGAGTTATTTGCAAAATTGAAGATGAAGAACTCATTGTTTTGTTGATTGATTTAGACCATAGAAAAGAAATATATAAATAA
- a CDS encoding Hypothetical protein (Family membership): MGVKIYNEVDLEKIPKLKADAGSSSSSSNEELESKVKNLETKLEEATKALEIITGGGVDESN, from the coding sequence ATGGGTGTAAAAATCTACAATGAAGTTGATTTGGAAAAGATACCAAAATTAAAAGCTGATGCTGGCTCTTCATCATCTTCTTCTAACGAAGAATTAGAATCAAAAGTTAAAAATCTAGAAACTAAATTAGAAGAAGCCACCAAGGCTCTTGAAATAATCACAGGGGGTGGAGTTGATGAATCTAATTGA
- a CDS encoding Hypothetical protein (Family membership), which yields MTTITIRLSEEDKELFKRVSENKNMTLSDWARNTLVESIEDEYDLEVIREYEEAASKGLVKYYTADEVERELGL from the coding sequence ATGACTACAATTACTATAAGATTATCTGAAGAAGATAAGGAACTTTTTAAAAGAGTTTCTGAAAACAAAAATATGACTTTATCTGATTGGGCTAGGAATACATTGGTTGAAAGCATAGAAGATGAATATGACCTTGAAGTAATAAGAGAGTATGAAGAAGCCGCCTCTAAAGGTCTTGTAAAATACTATACTGCAGATGAAGTTGAGAGAGAACTCGGTTTATGA
- a CDS encoding putative membrane protein (Family membership) translates to MKKQELIRKLGSRKFWACVSAVIIALVAFFNAPAETTERIVALVSAIGGLCVYMLSEGLADSKPTDITNVIKTEDYKEE, encoded by the coding sequence ATGAAAAAACAAGAATTAATAAGAAAATTAGGGTCAAGAAAGTTTTGGGCATGTGTTTCTGCGGTTATAATCGCACTAGTAGCTTTTTTTAATGCTCCAGCAGAGACAACCGAAAGGATTGTAGCACTTGTAAGTGCCATAGGTGGCTTGTGCGTGTATATGCTTTCAGAAGGACTGGCAGATAGCAAACCAACAGACATCACCAATGTGATAAAAACCGAAGACTATAAAGAAGAATAA
- a CDS encoding Hypothetical protein (Family membership) produces the protein MTVHRWGKYQKKSNYRTVTKTRAKERVLDFASWIEYEDALLYAQQNIDSNPQLYNDKTNVRPSAKSYIDQSGNTRYYPVVLYDEYYTEQVFSHYSQGSYIGTVTSTNRNAYPDNNYSGSYWYVYEGIDNQAPVISGSDLDLGSKVEDFNIEYIVQDADGNPCTVDITVDTVKKVSAKSVTLGAKYTYPISINEFTLGKHTVVITAKDSNNATSTRTYNFTKSNTAPVISGTDEDLGGKSTAFTQNYKVTDSNNDDVSVVITLDDTEIATVTSAQNKDLSVTITDVQLNSMEIGSVHTITIKADDGKGGVAYRRYIFTKINRPPIISGTNTDLGDKKEPFTIEYSVTDIEKDKVYLKIYLDGVEVFENSAVEDGSNYTYTIPVVDFLKLRYEQHEIKIEAWDDFSVDNKQVRTYTFERVSAGLEVEIKINEFDIQPKKIIAVPHGIFASDADMKVFACNNYNDTTPTWEDMTDSSKAARAYAFTNTTKTASKWAIGIKVIVENGTSAVSSVLRGFKGGYE, from the coding sequence ATGACGGTGCATAGATGGGGGAAATATCAGAAAAAGAGTAATTATAGAACCGTAACAAAAACAAGAGCGAAAGAGAGAGTTTTAGACTTCGCAAGTTGGATTGAATATGAAGATGCCTTGCTTTATGCACAACAGAATATAGATTCTAATCCACAACTTTATAATGATAAAACTAATGTAAGACCTTCGGCGAAATCTTATATCGACCAATCAGGAAATACTCGTTATTATCCTGTAGTATTATATGATGAATATTACACAGAACAAGTTTTTTCTCATTACTCTCAAGGTTCATATATTGGCACAGTAACATCAACAAACAGAAATGCATATCCTGATAATAACTACAGCGGTAGCTACTGGTATGTGTATGAGGGAATAGACAATCAGGCACCTGTTATTTCAGGTTCTGATTTGGATTTAGGCAGCAAAGTTGAAGATTTCAATATTGAATATATAGTACAAGATGCAGACGGTAATCCTTGTACAGTAGACATTACAGTTGACACAGTGAAAAAAGTAAGCGCTAAAAGTGTAACGCTTGGAGCAAAATACACCTATCCAATATCAATTAATGAATTTACATTGGGAAAGCACACCGTTGTTATTACTGCAAAAGATAGCAATAACGCAACATCAACAAGAACATACAATTTCACCAAGTCAAATACAGCTCCTGTTATTTCAGGGACTGATGAAGATTTAGGGGGAAAGAGTACAGCTTTTACCCAAAATTATAAAGTTACAGATTCTAATAATGATGATGTAAGTGTAGTAATAACCTTAGATGATACAGAGATTGCAACGGTCACATCTGCACAGAATAAAGATTTATCAGTTACTATTACGGATGTACAGTTAAATTCTATGGAAATAGGATCTGTTCACACAATAACAATTAAGGCTGATGATGGAAAAGGCGGTGTTGCTTATAGACGCTACATTTTTACAAAGATAAATAGACCTCCAATAATATCAGGTACTAATACTGATTTAGGAGATAAAAAAGAACCTTTTACAATTGAGTACAGTGTAACAGATATTGAAAAAGATAAAGTTTATTTAAAAATATATCTTGATGGCGTAGAAGTATTTGAAAATTCAGCGGTTGAAGATGGAAGTAATTACACTTACACAATACCTGTAGTTGATTTTTTAAAACTCAGATATGAGCAGCATGAAATCAAAATTGAAGCATGGGACGACTTTAGCGTAGATAATAAGCAAGTAAGGACCTATACCTTTGAGCGTGTAAGTGCTGGACTTGAAGTTGAAATCAAGATTAATGAATTTGATATTCAACCTAAGAAAATAATAGCAGTACCGCACGGAATATTTGCATCTGATGCGGATATGAAAGTCTTTGCTTGCAATAATTACAATGATACTACTCCTACATGGGAAGATATGACAGATTCAAGTAAGGCGGCAAGAGCCTATGCTTTTACTAATACTACAAAGACCGCAAGCAAGTGGGCGATAGGCATTAAGGTAATAGTTGAAAATGGCACATCTGCTGTATCTTCTGTATTAAGAGGATTTAAAGGGGGTTATGAATAA
- a CDS encoding cysteine desulfurase (This domain is found in amino transferases, and other enzymes including cysteine desulphurase; High confidence in function and specificity), producing MIYLDNCATTKPRKEVIDKIIESFEKGFANPSSLHSFGQDVENKIEEARKNVANLIGANPEEIYFTSGGTESNNIALNGFIEKNKRFGNEIITTSVEHSSVIEKLKSYNDQNYKVIEIGVDDKANINLSELYSKITDKTILVSIIHVNNEIGTIAPIKEIVEKIKNINKNIFIHVDGVQSYGKIKVDVKNLRCDSYSASGHKIHGPKGIGILYLKKGINIEQLTYGGGQEKNLRSGTENVPGIVGIGEASKIMFENFGEEQKRIRSLKQYLIEKINLNFNDFIINTPEESSPYILSVSFKDIRGEVLLHYLEQDEIYISTASACTSNGTHKSKVLESMHLNKSYEDGTIRLCLSYEISETDIDNFIDKLKIYVNEIRDIIKR from the coding sequence ATGATATATTTAGATAATTGCGCAACAACTAAGCCGAGAAAAGAAGTAATAGATAAGATTATAGAGTCCTTTGAAAAGGGTTTTGCCAATCCATCTTCTCTGCACAGTTTCGGGCAAGATGTAGAAAATAAAATAGAAGAGGCAAGAAAGAATGTTGCAAATTTAATAGGAGCAAACCCGGAAGAAATATATTTTACATCAGGTGGAACTGAAAGCAATAATATCGCTTTAAATGGATTTATCGAAAAGAATAAAAGATTTGGAAATGAGATTATTACAACATCTGTTGAGCATTCTTCCGTAATTGAAAAACTTAAATCTTATAATGATCAAAATTATAAAGTTATTGAAATAGGAGTAGATGATAAGGCTAATATTAATTTAAGTGAATTATATTCAAAAATAACCGACAAAACTATTTTGGTTTCAATAATACATGTAAATAATGAAATCGGCACAATAGCTCCAATAAAAGAAATAGTTGAAAAAATAAAAAATATTAATAAAAATATATTTATACATGTTGACGGAGTTCAGTCCTATGGTAAGATAAAAGTTGATGTAAAAAACTTGAGATGCGACAGTTATTCGGCCTCAGGTCATAAAATCCACGGACCCAAAGGAATAGGTATACTTTATCTCAAAAAAGGAATTAATATTGAACAGCTTACCTATGGTGGTGGTCAAGAAAAAAATTTAAGATCCGGTACTGAAAATGTTCCCGGAATAGTGGGAATTGGTGAAGCGTCAAAAATAATGTTTGAGAATTTCGGTGAAGAACAAAAAAGAATAAGGAGTTTAAAACAATATCTCATAGAAAAAATCAATTTAAACTTCAATGATTTCATTATTAATACCCCGGAGGAATCCTCGCCCTATATATTGTCCGTTTCTTTTAAAGACATAAGAGGAGAGGTATTGCTTCATTATCTTGAACAAGATGAAATATATATTTCTACAGCTTCTGCGTGTACATCTAACGGAACACATAAGAGCAAGGTGTTGGAATCCATGCACCTTAACAAAAGCTACGAAGACGGTACAATAAGGTTATGTTTGTCCTATGAAATATCAGAGACAGACATAGATAATTTTATAGATAAATTGAAAATTTATGTAAATGAAATTAGAGATATTATAAAAAGGTGA
- a CDS encoding N-acetylmuramoyl-L-alanine amidase (High confidence in function and specificity) produces the protein MLKVMLDPGHGGGKAHNRGFKQIDNLPYCNEGDCNFIYAKDYLKPALEKYGIIVGLTRSDIWQNPTLAARGAMARGYDLLLSCHSNAAGGSATGTEIWDSTNPKESIKDLTDKLCTAISSAIGTNNRGTKYRKNNNGSNYYGVLRNGLARHNFIIEHAFHDNYADCKKYVDNLDKVAKVTAKTIAEYFGLSKSESVTKTPILSKPTANLEQMKIWAKSKSNNLEFIGLADLYWRLAQTIGIDPVVAYVQMSHETGFLYKIKSAAGLDASFHNPCGLKITQGGGDYQASAHKKFLSWQDGIMAHLDHLALYAGATGYPKSNTNDPRHFKYLLGSCKYVEDLGGKWAPGKDYGYKLLNYISEIRSIKVEKKVEEKEHWAEKYWKDLSSKGIEIHEERFDDFMTRGEVFALLDRIIQKLNF, from the coding sequence ATGTTAAAAGTAATGTTAGACCCAGGGCATGGCGGCGGCAAGGCGCACAATAGAGGCTTTAAACAAATTGATAATTTGCCATATTGCAACGAGGGCGACTGCAATTTCATATATGCTAAGGACTATTTAAAACCAGCGCTTGAGAAGTACGGGATAATAGTAGGCTTGACTAGAAGTGATATTTGGCAAAACCCAACACTAGCAGCTAGAGGAGCAATGGCAAGAGGCTATGACCTGCTTTTATCTTGCCACTCTAACGCTGCAGGTGGATCTGCAACTGGTACTGAAATTTGGGATAGCACAAATCCTAAAGAATCTATTAAAGATCTTACAGATAAATTATGTACTGCAATTTCTTCTGCTATTGGTACTAATAATCGTGGGACTAAATATAGAAAAAATAACAATGGATCTAATTATTATGGTGTACTTAGAAATGGGTTGGCCAGACATAATTTTATAATCGAGCATGCATTTCATGACAATTATGCAGATTGTAAAAAGTATGTAGACAATTTAGATAAGGTAGCAAAAGTAACTGCAAAGACTATTGCTGAATATTTTGGACTTAGCAAATCAGAATCTGTAACAAAAACTCCTATATTAAGCAAACCTACTGCCAATCTTGAACAAATGAAAATATGGGCAAAGTCTAAAAGTAATAATTTAGAATTTATTGGATTAGCTGATTTATATTGGAGACTTGCACAAACTATAGGGATAGATCCCGTTGTTGCCTATGTTCAAATGAGCCATGAAACAGGATTTTTATATAAAATAAAATCTGCAGCAGGTCTTGACGCTAGTTTTCATAATCCATGTGGCTTAAAGATTACACAAGGCGGAGGAGATTATCAGGCTTCTGCTCACAAAAAATTTTTAAGTTGGCAAGATGGAATAATGGCTCATTTAGATCACTTAGCTTTATATGCAGGTGCTACTGGATATCCTAAATCTAATACAAATGACCCAAGACATTTTAAATATTTATTAGGAAGTTGTAAATATGTAGAAGATTTAGGTGGTAAATGGGCACCTGGTAAAGACTATGGATATAAACTGTTAAATTATATTTCAGAAATAAGGAGTATAAAAGTGGAAAAGAAAGTAGAAGAAAAAGAACATTGGGCAGAAAAATATTGGAAGGATTTAAGTTCAAAGGGAATTGAGATTCATGAGGAAAGATTTGATGATTTTATGACAAGAGGAGAAGTTTTTGCTCTATTAGATAGAATTATTCAAAAATTAAATTTTTAG
- a CDS encoding putative membrane protein (Hypothetical protein) yields the protein MLELYQPIANFGVLVVIAAMYLWQTPKTIEKVTKVIEDNTSVIRESRIYHERMERFMLDMKNDIILIKNSKNDEEIKEMIIRLEEKIDRLGK from the coding sequence ATGCTAGAACTTTATCAACCAATAGCCAACTTTGGAGTCTTGGTGGTTATAGCTGCCATGTACTTATGGCAAACACCAAAAACGATTGAGAAAGTAACCAAAGTTATTGAAGATAACACAAGCGTAATTCGAGAAAGTAGAATCTACCATGAAAGAATGGAAAGATTTATGCTAGACATGAAAAACGATATTATTTTAATCAAAAATAGCAAAAATGACGAAGAGATCAAGGAAATGATTATTCGATTAGAAGAAAAGATTGACAGATTGGGAAAATAA
- the thiI gene encoding putative tRNA sulfurtransferase (Catalyzes the ATP-dependent transfer of a sulfur to tRNA to produce 4-thiouridine in position 8 of tRNAs, which functions as a near-UV photosensor. Also catalyzes the transfer of sulfur to the sulfur carrier protein ThiS, forming ThiS-thiocarboxylate. This is a step in the synthesis of thiazole, in the thiamine biosynthesis pathway. The sulfur is donated as persulfide by IscS; High confidence in function and specificity), which produces MDRVVSYSLGEVMLKGNNRKSFIDKIIKHIKNAIKDIEHNGIYLDMGKIYINVKPENIDEIIEKTIDIFGIVYVSPCIRINKDMSEFEKAVLKTIEENKKQEDTTFKAHSKRADKNFPIKSMELNREIGSIVLKNSDLKVDVHNPDMYIYCDIKKDVYLYTQRYKARGGLPVGTNGKGLLLLSGGIDSPVAGYMMAKRGVQIDALHFHSYPFTSKRAEEKVHNLAGLLSKYTGNIKMYSVNLLPIQKEINKNCPEREMTIISRRFMMRIAKKISEINGYKSIITGENLGQVASQTIDGLNVTNDIAQMLVFRPLIGMDKINIIEISQKIGTYDTSILPFEDCCTVFLPKHPVLKPKLQDIEKSESNLDVEKLVEDAVKNMQIFNIN; this is translated from the coding sequence TTGGATAGAGTTGTAAGTTATAGCTTGGGAGAAGTAATGCTTAAAGGGAACAACAGAAAATCCTTTATAGATAAAATAATAAAACACATAAAAAATGCAATTAAAGATATTGAGCATAATGGAATTTATTTAGATATGGGGAAAATTTATATAAATGTAAAACCGGAAAACATAGATGAAATTATAGAAAAAACCATTGATATTTTCGGAATTGTTTATGTAAGTCCATGTATAAGAATAAATAAAGATATGTCGGAGTTTGAAAAAGCTGTATTAAAAACGATAGAAGAAAATAAAAAACAAGAAGATACTACCTTTAAAGCACATAGTAAAAGAGCAGATAAAAATTTTCCAATAAAATCAATGGAATTAAATAGAGAAATAGGTTCAATAGTGCTAAAAAATTCGGATTTAAAAGTCGATGTGCACAATCCCGACATGTATATTTACTGTGATATTAAGAAGGATGTTTACTTATATACTCAAAGATATAAAGCAAGGGGAGGACTTCCTGTAGGAACTAATGGAAAAGGGCTTTTGCTTTTGTCGGGAGGCATTGATTCTCCCGTAGCCGGATATATGATGGCAAAACGAGGAGTCCAAATTGATGCTCTTCATTTTCATTCATATCCCTTCACATCAAAAAGGGCAGAAGAAAAGGTACACAACTTAGCCGGATTGTTGTCAAAATATACAGGAAACATAAAAATGTATTCTGTTAATTTATTGCCCATTCAAAAAGAAATAAATAAGAATTGTCCAGAAAGAGAAATGACCATAATCTCGAGAAGATTTATGATGCGAATAGCAAAGAAGATTTCTGAAATAAATGGGTATAAATCCATTATAACAGGAGAAAATTTAGGTCAAGTTGCATCACAAACTATAGATGGGTTAAATGTGACAAATGATATAGCGCAAATGTTGGTTTTTAGACCTTTAATAGGTATGGATAAAATCAATATTATTGAAATTTCGCAAAAAATAGGAACATATGATACATCGATTTTACCCTTTGAAGATTGTTGTACCGTATTTCTTCCAAAACATCCTGTATTGAAACCCAAACTACAGGATATTGAAAAATCTGAATCAAATTTAGATGTAGAGAAATTAGTTGAAGATGCCGTAAAAAATATGCAAATTTTTAATATTAATTAG
- a CDS encoding Cytotoxic translational repressor of toxin-antitoxin stability system (Hypothetical protein): MKVFDVDYSGRVIQVNIEGELYRIWIRKNKHRYIVDAVFKNDLAVDFVGGEQTDLSISNILKSVWLDIKRLAEKMFSNFNSMVG; the protein is encoded by the coding sequence GTGAAGGTATTTGATGTTGATTATAGTGGAAGAGTAATTCAAGTAAATATAGAGGGCGAACTATATCGAATATGGATCAGGAAGAATAAACACAGATACATTGTTGATGCTGTATTCAAAAATGATTTAGCTGTTGATTTTGTTGGCGGAGAACAAACAGACTTAAGTATCTCAAACATACTTAAGTCTGTTTGGTTGGATATTAAAAGATTAGCCGAAAAAATGTTTAGCAACTTCAATTCCATGGTTGGTTAG
- a CDS encoding hypothetical protein (High confidence in function and specificity), whose amino-acid sequence MKIYKYDYEITNKYILNRFNGYTILDIETTGLSRNNDIIILIGTIYIQKHTTIRLLFAENLNEEIKLLKELNLNDQKIITYNGNSFDLPFVQSKKLFYKLTPDKFTSFDLYEYIKKYKYLLELDRIRQIDIEKYLNISRKDFISGKELILLYKEYLINNDNDILKQITAHNKDDLTGLLNCLIIVEKIEKLLTIVIEKNIFNITQIEFQKNRLIVTGNTNLNKNLELNKYNYNLKIYNNKFSIYIDILENYYDDLRKCKYILSGDFFGIENISNVESPEQVFILYLDKINFDNIKHLTNIILKEIFKL is encoded by the coding sequence ATGAAAATCTATAAATATGACTATGAAATTACAAATAAATATATTTTAAACAGATTTAATGGCTACACAATCCTGGACATTGAAACTACCGGACTCTCAAGGAATAATGATATCATTATCTTAATTGGAACAATATATATTCAGAAACATACTACCATAAGATTGCTCTTTGCAGAAAATCTAAACGAAGAAATTAAATTGTTAAAAGAATTAAATCTAAATGACCAAAAAATTATTACTTATAACGGCAATTCTTTTGACCTTCCCTTTGTCCAATCAAAAAAACTTTTTTACAAATTAACCCCTGATAAATTTACAAGTTTTGATCTATACGAATATATAAAAAAATATAAATATTTATTAGAACTTGATAGAATACGACAAATTGACATTGAAAAATACTTAAATATATCAAGGAAAGATTTTATTTCAGGAAAAGAATTAATTCTTCTGTACAAAGAATATTTAATAAACAATGATAATGATATTTTAAAACAGATAACAGCACATAACAAAGATGATTTAACGGGATTATTAAACTGCCTGATAATTGTTGAAAAAATAGAAAAATTGTTAACTATTGTGATAGAAAAAAATATTTTTAACATTACACAGATTGAATTTCAAAAAAATAGATTAATAGTAACAGGCAATACAAATTTAAATAAAAATCTGGAATTAAATAAATACAATTACAATTTAAAAATTTACAATAATAAATTTTCTATTTATATCGATATTTTAGAAAATTATTATGATGATTTAAGAAAATGTAAATATATCTTGTCAGGAGATTTTTTTGGAATAGAAAATATATCTAATGTAGAAAGCCCCGAGCAAGTATTTATACTTTATTTAGATAAGATAAATTTTGATAATATTAAACATTTAACCAATATAATTTTAAAAGAAATTTTTAAGCTATAA